Proteins encoded in a region of the Chryseobacterium piperi genome:
- the istA gene encoding IS21 family transposase yields the protein MIPEQIDHGIPEQIDHQKKVRKRVLNNLAKKYQMANKRIDMLNIKQLLRLYTQGVSKLRISKQLGISRNTAKKYISLFHEHQLTYDELIELSDEDLDDLFETPPTDIRDKDNIKKQLESLFPYISKELKRVGVTRYLLWEEYIDKYPSGYQYSRFCHHYREWCKKVNPSMHIEHKAGDKLFVDYTGKKLHIINKETGEQQEVEVFVSILGASGMTFVEATRTQGKEDFLGSLTKTLHYYGGVPAAIVTDNLRTAVKKSHKYEPVITDSLLDFASHYSTTILPTRTYHPKDKALVENAVRIVYTRIFAPLRKDHFFSLEALNKAIENLLEGYNEAPMKRKKYSRADVFREVERHALSPLPAMMYQLKHSARATVHKTSHVYLSKDQHYYSVPFSYIGKKVNIIFSKNTVEIYYDQRRIAFHNRILAKYQYTTVKEHMPSSYQFMTEWNPSRFISWGRSVGEYCEQYIIKILEKKQHPEQSYKTCLGILSLSKKIGNIRLDNACKRALGYEKYSLAMIKSILERGLDNLTDDDAFFEEKKLPKHKNIRGGKYYQ from the coding sequence TTGATTCCTGAGCAAATTGACCATGGTATTCCTGAGCAAATTGACCACCAAAAAAAAGTCAGAAAACGTGTCTTGAATAACTTAGCCAAAAAATACCAAATGGCTAACAAAAGAATAGACATGTTGAACATTAAACAATTATTACGATTATACACCCAGGGGGTAAGTAAATTGCGGATAAGCAAACAACTGGGTATCTCACGCAATACTGCTAAAAAGTATATCAGCCTGTTCCATGAACACCAGCTTACATATGACGAGCTGATAGAGCTGAGTGATGAAGATTTAGATGATTTATTCGAGACTCCGCCAACCGATATAAGGGATAAGGACAATATTAAAAAACAACTTGAATCGTTGTTTCCTTACATATCCAAAGAACTAAAACGTGTTGGGGTCACCCGTTATCTGCTATGGGAAGAATACATAGATAAATACCCTTCAGGCTACCAATATTCCCGCTTTTGCCATCATTACCGGGAATGGTGTAAAAAGGTGAACCCTTCCATGCATATTGAACATAAGGCTGGGGATAAACTTTTTGTGGATTATACAGGAAAAAAACTTCACATTATTAATAAAGAAACAGGAGAACAACAGGAAGTTGAGGTCTTCGTATCCATACTTGGAGCCAGTGGCATGACCTTCGTAGAAGCTACAAGAACCCAGGGGAAAGAAGATTTTCTTGGAAGTCTTACCAAAACCCTGCATTATTATGGAGGAGTTCCCGCAGCTATTGTTACCGATAACCTGCGTACAGCCGTAAAAAAGAGCCATAAGTACGAACCTGTCATCACTGATTCTCTTCTGGATTTTGCTTCCCACTATAGCACTACAATACTTCCTACGCGTACCTATCATCCCAAGGATAAGGCTTTGGTTGAAAATGCGGTACGCATTGTGTATACCCGCATTTTTGCTCCATTGCGTAAAGATCACTTCTTTAGCCTGGAAGCATTGAACAAAGCTATAGAAAACCTGCTGGAAGGATATAATGAAGCTCCCATGAAAAGAAAGAAGTATTCCAGGGCTGATGTTTTCCGTGAGGTTGAAAGACATGCATTATCCCCACTACCAGCTATGATGTACCAGCTCAAGCATTCTGCACGTGCTACCGTTCATAAGACCAGCCATGTATATTTAAGTAAAGACCAGCATTATTACAGTGTTCCGTTCAGCTATATTGGTAAAAAAGTAAACATTATTTTTAGTAAAAATACAGTCGAGATTTACTATGACCAGCGCAGAATAGCATTCCATAACAGAATCCTGGCTAAATATCAGTATACGACTGTAAAAGAACATATGCCTTCATCTTATCAGTTTATGACTGAATGGAATCCCTCCCGGTTTATCTCTTGGGGAAGGTCTGTCGGGGAATATTGTGAGCAGTACATCATCAAAATCCTGGAAAAGAAACAGCATCCTGAGCAGTCCTATAAAACCTGCCTGGGAATCCTTTCATTATCAAAAAAGATCGGCAACATAAGACTTGACAATGCCTGTAAAAGAGCGTTGGGATATGAAAAATACAGCCTTGCCATGATTAAAAGTATTCTGGAAAGAGGGCTGGATAATCTAACCGATGACGATGCATTTTTTGAAGAAAAGAAACTGCCTAAACACAAAAACATAAGGGGCGGAAAATACTATCAGTAA
- the istA gene encoding IS21 family transposase produces MANKKIDMLNIKQLLRLYTQGVSKLQLSKQLGISRNTAKKYISLFHEHQLTYEELLELSDEDLDDLFDAPPTEIRDKDNLQKQLESLFPYISKELKRVGVTRYILWEEYIEKYPSGYQYSRFCHYYQAWCKKVNPSMHIEHKAGDKLFVDYTGKKLRIIDSSTGEEHEVEVFVGILGASGMTFVEATKTQGKDDFLSSLTKALHYYEGVPAAIVTDNLRTAVKKSHKYEPVITDSLLDFASHYSTTILPTRAYHPKDKALVENAVRIVYTRIFAPLRKEHFFSLEALNKAIENLLEGYNETPMKRKKYSRADVFREVEKPALSPLPLVMYQLKYTSRATVHKTSHVYLSRDKHYYSVPFSYIGKKVNIIYSKNSVEIYFDQRRIAFHNRIHAKYQYTTVKEHMPSSYQFMTEWNPSRFISWGTSIGEYCEKYIIKILEKKQHPEQSYKTCLGILSLSKKIGSIRLDNACKRALGYEKYSLAMIKSILERGLDNLQDDDDFFEEKKLPKHKNIRGGKYYE; encoded by the coding sequence ATGGCTAATAAAAAAATAGACATGTTGAACATCAAACAATTATTACGATTATATACCCAGGGAGTGAGTAAATTGCAATTGAGCAAGCAATTGGGTATATCACGCAATACAGCAAAGAAATACATTAGTTTATTCCATGAACATCAGCTTACTTACGAAGAACTTTTGGAGTTGAGCGATGAGGATTTAGACGATTTATTTGATGCTCCACCTACAGAGATAAGGGATAAAGACAATCTGCAAAAGCAACTTGAATCCTTGTTTCCTTACATTTCCAAGGAGCTCAAACGTGTAGGAGTAACCCGATACATTTTATGGGAGGAGTATATAGAGAAGTATCCCTCAGGTTATCAATACTCCCGTTTCTGCCATTATTACCAAGCATGGTGCAAAAAGGTAAATCCATCGATGCACATAGAACATAAAGCAGGCGATAAGCTGTTTGTGGATTATACAGGCAAAAAACTCCGTATCATAGATTCTTCTACAGGAGAGGAACACGAGGTTGAAGTTTTTGTAGGTATTCTGGGAGCCAGCGGCATGACTTTCGTTGAAGCTACAAAAACACAGGGGAAAGACGATTTTTTATCAAGCCTGACCAAAGCACTTCATTATTATGAAGGTGTTCCTGCTGCCATAGTAACGGATAATCTGCGTACAGCAGTAAAAAAGAGCCATAAATATGAGCCTGTGATAACAGATTCTTTGTTGGATTTTGCTTCTCATTACAGCACGACAATACTTCCTACCAGAGCTTATCATCCCAAAGACAAAGCCTTGGTGGAAAATGCTGTACGCATTGTTTATACCCGCATATTTGCGCCCTTACGTAAAGAGCACTTCTTTAGCCTGGAGGCTCTGAATAAAGCCATTGAAAATCTACTGGAAGGTTATAATGAAACACCTATGAAAAGGAAAAAATACTCTAGAGCAGATGTTTTTCGTGAGGTGGAAAAACCTGCACTATCTCCGCTTCCTTTGGTGATGTATCAGTTAAAGTATACTTCCCGTGCCACTGTCCATAAAACCAGCCATGTGTATTTAAGCAGGGACAAGCATTATTACAGTGTTCCCTTCAGCTACATCGGAAAAAAAGTAAACATCATTTACAGCAAAAACAGTGTGGAGATTTACTTTGACCAGCGCAGAATAGCTTTTCATAATAGAATCCATGCTAAATATCAGTACACAACAGTCAAGGAACACATGCCTTCTTCCTACCAGTTCATGACCGAGTGGAACCCTTCCAGATTTATCTCATGGGGAACATCCATAGGAGAATATTGTGAAAAGTACATTATTAAAATACTGGAGAAAAAGCAACATCCCGAGCAGTCCTATAAAACCTGTTTAGGCATATTGTCCCTATCAAAAAAGATTGGAAGCATAAGATTGGATAATGCCTGTAAAAGGGCTTTGGGATATGAAAAATACAGTCTTGCCATGATTAAAAGCATCCTGGAAAGAGGACTGGATAATCTTCAGGATGATGATGATTTTTTTGAAGAAAAGAAACTTCCCAAACATAAAAATATAAGAGGAGGAAAATACTATGAATAA
- the istB gene encoding IS21-like element helper ATPase IstB, with the protein MNQATLEKMKDLRLHGMHRAFNTTMEAESISYTNDELIAYLIEAEYDDRESRKVERLITSAKFRYRAFMEEITASTSRNIDKNTIGRLSSCDFISQKQNILITGSTGVGKSFIATAIGYKACTMGYKVMYFSINKLFSRLKMAKADGSYLKEIDRIEKQDLIILDDFGLQSLDNLKRQDFMEIIEDRHGKRSTIIASQLPVSAWHEVIAEQTIADAILDRMVHNSLRVDLKGESLRRKKADNKIGAD; encoded by the coding sequence ATGAATCAGGCTACTTTAGAAAAAATGAAAGATTTAAGGCTCCACGGAATGCACAGAGCTTTTAACACTACGATGGAAGCAGAAAGCATCTCCTACACCAATGACGAGCTTATCGCTTATTTAATCGAGGCTGAATATGATGACAGGGAAAGCAGAAAAGTTGAAAGATTAATTACCTCTGCCAAGTTCAGATACAGGGCTTTTATGGAAGAAATTACTGCCAGTACTTCCAGAAATATTGACAAGAATACCATCGGAAGATTATCCTCTTGTGATTTTATCTCCCAAAAACAGAATATCCTTATTACAGGAAGTACGGGAGTAGGAAAAAGTTTTATTGCTACAGCTATTGGCTACAAAGCCTGTACAATGGGATATAAAGTAATGTACTTCAGTATTAATAAACTGTTTTCCAGACTGAAAATGGCAAAAGCTGACGGTTCTTATCTCAAAGAAATTGACCGTATAGAAAAACAGGATCTCATTATCCTTGATGATTTTGGATTGCAATCGCTGGATAATCTTAAAAGGCAGGATTTTATGGAAATCATTGAAGACAGACACGGAAAGCGTTCTACGATCATTGCTTCTCAATTACCTGTAAGTGCATGGCATGAAGTAATTGCGGAACAGACAATTGCGGATGCCATACTGGATAGAATGGTTCACAACTCCCTGAGAGTAGACCTTAAAGGGGAATCTTTGAGAAGAAAAAAAGCTGATAATAAAATCGGTGCAGACTAA
- a CDS encoding RDD family protein yields MRNYLQIVDRHRASQGLRLANYLIDLVFSYIFILIAFGALGVVYALVTGNSVEEIGYEMENMHPLLDRLVTLTAYLLVMFLTETISKGRSLGKWITGTKVIMIDGTPPTITNYLLRNIIRGIPFVDQLSFLADKSGLHDTWSQTRVIVKKNYEAELQLKSDINSLGTKEII; encoded by the coding sequence ATGAGAAATTATTTGCAAATAGTGGACAGACACAGAGCCTCACAAGGTCTGAGGCTGGCCAATTACCTGATTGATCTTGTATTCAGCTACATCTTTATTCTTATTGCATTCGGGGCACTCGGTGTTGTTTATGCGCTTGTTACCGGTAATTCGGTAGAAGAAATAGGCTATGAAATGGAGAATATGCACCCTTTACTGGACAGACTGGTTACCCTTACCGCCTATCTTCTGGTCATGTTCCTTACCGAAACTATAAGCAAGGGAAGAAGCTTAGGAAAATGGATTACCGGAACCAAAGTTATTATGATTGACGGTACCCCCCCTACAATAACCAATTACCTCCTGAGAAACATCATCAGAGGGATTCCATTTGTTGACCAATTATCATTTTTAGCAGATAAAAGCGGACTGCATGATACATGGAGCCAAACCAGAGTTATTGTAAAGAAAAATTATGAAGCTGAATTACAGTTAAAAAGCGATATAAACAGCTTGGGCACAAAAGAAATTATATAA
- a CDS encoding DUF4403 family protein: MNLKFTSLLFLLVCINIFGQTTVNNQLADYNFPKIKSSITMPVTIPLSEISNMINTSVKDMIYQDDSYTDNNNDQFKVKVWKTRPIRLVGGTNQNLLIEVPLKIWAEKGIGTLGVYTYQNTTFETVMYFNTAVNFKNNWTMITNTQPMGFKWVTKPVLDYGKIQIPITALVEKSLKEQQEKFCKTIDQQMATQLNFQQYAVMAWNVFSQPFNISEEYNTWLKITPVNVNITPLKFYANQINTNIGMDIYSETFTGSKPAASLPVTTAGSFNFTPVLGDQFSLQTTANIPFTEASAIARKMFLGKEYEVRDSKVKITDIRVYAVANRIMIEAQTEGYIKGTALISGIPVYDDIKKKIVLSDTKFKLKTMNILQKTASLLFQGKIVKMIEEEYGIPTQELVDTSRKSIEDAFNKEYYKGLKMNGRVFNLRPGQILLGSSGITAVIDTNASLKLMVNGI; this comes from the coding sequence ATGAACTTGAAATTCACCAGCCTGTTATTTTTACTTGTATGTATTAATATTTTTGGGCAAACCACTGTTAACAACCAACTGGCTGATTATAATTTTCCGAAGATAAAATCCAGCATTACCATGCCGGTGACTATCCCATTATCGGAAATCAGCAATATGATAAATACTTCTGTAAAAGACATGATTTATCAGGATGATTCTTATACGGATAACAATAATGATCAGTTTAAGGTAAAAGTTTGGAAAACCCGTCCTATCAGACTTGTCGGGGGAACCAATCAAAACCTGCTCATTGAAGTTCCTTTAAAAATATGGGCAGAAAAAGGAATAGGTACACTGGGCGTTTATACCTACCAGAATACAACCTTTGAAACAGTCATGTATTTTAATACGGCGGTCAACTTTAAGAATAACTGGACCATGATTACCAATACCCAGCCAATGGGCTTTAAATGGGTAACAAAACCCGTTTTAGATTATGGAAAAATACAGATTCCCATTACTGCTCTGGTTGAAAAAAGCCTGAAAGAACAGCAGGAAAAATTCTGTAAAACAATCGATCAGCAAATGGCTACCCAATTAAACTTTCAGCAATATGCCGTAATGGCCTGGAATGTTTTCTCACAGCCTTTTAATATTTCTGAAGAATACAACACCTGGCTAAAAATAACCCCTGTGAATGTCAACATCACTCCATTAAAGTTTTATGCCAACCAGATCAACACCAATATCGGGATGGACATTTATTCGGAAACCTTTACAGGAAGTAAGCCCGCAGCTTCATTACCAGTCACTACCGCTGGAAGTTTTAATTTCACTCCGGTCTTAGGAGACCAGTTTTCACTTCAGACTACAGCAAATATTCCTTTTACTGAGGCCTCAGCAATTGCCAGGAAAATGTTTTTAGGAAAGGAGTACGAAGTAAGAGACTCGAAAGTAAAAATCACCGACATCAGAGTATACGCCGTTGCCAACAGAATTATGATTGAAGCTCAGACAGAAGGATATATCAAAGGAACGGCCCTGATTTCAGGAATCCCCGTATATGATGATATCAAGAAAAAGATTGTATTGTCTGATACCAAATTCAAACTGAAAACAATGAATATTCTTCAGAAAACAGCAAGTCTGCTTTTCCAGGGAAAAATTGTAAAAATGATAGAAGAAGAGTACGGTATCCCAACTCAGGAATTGGTAGATACTTCCAGAAAAAGTATTGAAGATGCATTCAATAAAGAATATTACAAAGGTTTGAAAATGAATGGCAGGGTTTTTAATCTGAGACCCGGTCAGATACTTTTAGGCAGCTCGGGAATTACGGCAGTAATTGATACCAATGCATCCTTAAAACTAATGGTCAATGGGATATAA
- the folB gene encoding dihydroneopterin aldolase, translating to MSKIFLEDLKIYAYHGVLPEENIIGTYYLLNAELHIDLWKVAESDDLNDTISYADINDIIHKEMKIKSQLLEHVAGRIISKIYESFPEISYIKLKITKTSPPMQGEMKGASIELEKSFKPNN from the coding sequence ATGAGTAAAATCTTTTTGGAAGATCTAAAAATATATGCGTACCATGGTGTTTTACCTGAAGAAAACATCATTGGTACTTACTATCTTTTAAATGCAGAACTCCATATTGACTTATGGAAAGTTGCTGAATCTGATGATTTAAATGACACCATTAGTTATGCAGATATTAACGACATTATCCACAAGGAAATGAAAATTAAATCTCAACTTCTGGAGCATGTTGCGGGAAGAATCATTTCAAAGATTTATGAAAGTTTTCCTGAAATTTCTTATATTAAATTAAAAATTACCAAAACATCGCCCCCTATGCAGGGAGAAATGAAAGGTGCCAGCATTGAGCTGGAAAAAAGTTTTAAACCCAATAACTAA
- the thrC gene encoding threonine synthase: MNYYNLKDSKERVSFKTASIKGQGKEKGLFFPEKIPQFEKDFIENLNMFSNEEIAFRCMKDFVSDEIPEEELRKIASETISFEIPLKKINDRIYVLELFHGPTLAFKDIGARFMSRCLSYFLKDEHKKVTVLVATSGDTGGAVAHGFYKIQGIEVVILYPKNRVSAVQEKQLTALGENITALEISGSFDDCQNLVKQAFSDEEINASLFLTSANSINVARWLPQQIYYLLALKQWQQLEKENPVICVPSGNFGNICAGILAYFRGLPVDHFIAACNLNNVVPHYLETQILAPKKTIATLSNAMDVGNPSNFVRILELFHHQFEDLKNKISGATVDDEETLKTIATVYEKYQYVLEPHGAVAYTSLENYLKENPHKKGFILETAHPVKFPESIEKVVPEAIKIPEKLNDLMGKEKKTVEINPNFEELKRFLLNKNQDV; the protein is encoded by the coding sequence ATGAACTATTATAATTTAAAAGATTCAAAAGAGCGGGTTAGTTTTAAAACCGCTTCGATTAAAGGGCAGGGTAAAGAAAAAGGCCTGTTTTTCCCCGAAAAAATTCCTCAGTTTGAAAAAGATTTTATAGAAAATCTAAATATGTTTTCAAATGAAGAAATTGCTTTCCGGTGTATGAAAGATTTTGTTTCAGATGAGATTCCCGAGGAAGAACTTAGAAAAATTGCATCAGAAACCATCTCATTTGAAATTCCTCTCAAAAAGATTAACGATCGTATTTACGTACTCGAATTATTTCACGGCCCTACCCTTGCTTTCAAAGATATTGGAGCAAGATTCATGAGCCGCTGCCTATCTTACTTTTTAAAAGACGAACACAAAAAAGTAACTGTGTTAGTAGCTACTTCAGGAGATACCGGAGGTGCAGTTGCTCATGGTTTTTATAAAATTCAGGGAATTGAGGTGGTTATTCTATATCCCAAAAACAGGGTGAGTGCTGTTCAGGAAAAGCAGTTAACAGCATTAGGAGAAAATATTACGGCATTAGAAATTTCCGGAAGCTTTGACGATTGCCAAAACCTGGTAAAACAAGCTTTTTCAGATGAAGAAATTAATGCCAGTCTATTTCTTACTTCTGCTAATTCCATTAATGTTGCCAGATGGCTACCTCAGCAGATTTATTACCTTCTGGCTTTAAAACAATGGCAGCAATTGGAAAAAGAGAATCCGGTTATTTGTGTTCCCAGCGGAAACTTCGGAAATATCTGTGCCGGCATACTCGCTTACTTCAGAGGTCTGCCGGTAGATCATTTTATAGCGGCCTGTAACCTTAATAATGTTGTGCCTCATTATTTAGAAACACAGATTTTAGCCCCTAAAAAAACGATCGCTACTCTCTCCAATGCAATGGATGTAGGAAATCCTAGTAATTTTGTAAGAATCTTAGAACTCTTTCATCATCAGTTTGAGGATCTCAAAAATAAAATTTCAGGAGCCACGGTAGATGATGAAGAAACTTTAAAGACTATTGCAACTGTTTACGAAAAATACCAGTATGTTCTTGAACCGCATGGAGCTGTTGCGTATACTTCTCTTGAAAATTATCTGAAAGAAAATCCACATAAAAAAGGCTTCATCCTTGAAACAGCACATCCTGTAAAATTCCCGGAATCAATAGAAAAAGTAGTTCCTGAAGCCATCAAAATTCCAGAAAAATTGAATGATTTAATGGGTAAAGAGAAAAAAACAGTAGAAATTAATCCAAATTTTGAAGAATTAAAACGATTTTTGCTTAATAAAAATCAAGATGTATGA
- a CDS encoding homoserine kinase: MKNIKIKVPATVANLVCGFDILGMAINNPYDEMELRLLETPDIIIKHTDHFGLPEEASKNVAGVVLLKMQEHLNLKNGFEVIIHKNIKPGSGLGSSAASAAGAAYAANILLGNILSKEEVVHFAMFGEELASGVRHADNIAPCIYGGITLVKSSDPIDIIPLNTPDLFIAAVHPQVEVKTSDARQILKKDIRLKDAITQWGNIAGLIAGIEKNDLSLIGRSLNDVIIEPVRSILIPKFHEIKTKSLELGALGGGISGSGPSIFMITERKETAEHIARMMSSVYDEINVASFVYVSDINPSGITVIE; the protein is encoded by the coding sequence ATGAAAAATATAAAAATTAAAGTTCCTGCAACGGTCGCCAATCTGGTGTGCGGTTTTGATATTTTAGGAATGGCTATTAATAACCCTTATGATGAGATGGAGTTGAGACTATTGGAAACACCTGACATCATTATAAAGCATACAGATCACTTTGGCCTGCCTGAAGAGGCTTCAAAGAATGTAGCAGGAGTCGTATTATTAAAAATGCAGGAGCACCTGAATCTGAAGAATGGATTTGAGGTTATTATTCACAAAAATATAAAACCCGGAAGCGGTCTTGGTTCCAGTGCGGCAAGTGCTGCCGGAGCAGCTTATGCTGCTAATATCTTATTAGGAAATATTCTATCCAAAGAAGAAGTTGTTCATTTTGCCATGTTCGGAGAAGAATTAGCTTCCGGGGTTCGACATGCTGATAATATTGCGCCCTGTATTTACGGCGGGATTACCTTGGTGAAATCTTCAGATCCCATTGACATTATACCTTTGAATACTCCGGATTTGTTTATTGCAGCCGTGCATCCTCAGGTTGAAGTAAAAACGTCAGATGCGAGGCAAATTCTTAAAAAAGATATTCGCCTTAAAGATGCTATAACACAATGGGGAAATATTGCAGGACTGATTGCCGGTATTGAAAAGAATGACCTCAGCTTAATTGGAAGAAGCCTGAATGATGTTATCATAGAGCCTGTTCGAAGTATTCTTATTCCAAAGTTTCACGAAATCAAAACAAAAAGCTTGGAATTAGGAGCATTGGGAGGTGGTATCTCAGGATCCGGACCTTCTATTTTCATGATCACCGAAAGGAAGGAAACTGCCGAACATATTGCTCGTATGATGAGCTCAGTGTACGATGAAATCAATGTAGCCAGCTTTGTCTATGTTTCTGACATCAATCCTTCAGGGATTACTGTTATAGAATAG